A genomic window from Lentibacter algarum includes:
- a CDS encoding lysophospholipid acyltransferase family protein: MAKHPSAAREISYAYSAHTRGGRALIRTMENVTGRLGLIRRAQGYELDVANGQDFWDVMVARYGLSLNIVGGALENIPREGPLILVANHPYGILDGLMMGHMLRHTRGDFRILANSVFNKAEDINRVILPISFDETKEAMRQNLETRREALRYLGEGGAIGIFPGGTVSTAAKPFRKTPLDPSWRNFTARMVAKSGATVVPVFFDGTTSRLFQIASHMHSNLRMGLLIKEFSKRVDSPVDVVIGAPINAVELKARASDSKAMMDFLRQSTYELSPRPLATREYGHEFEEKHRA, from the coding sequence ATGGCCAAACACCCAAGCGCAGCCCGAGAAATTTCATACGCTTATTCCGCTCACACGCGGGGTGGGCGTGCTTTGATCCGCACTATGGAGAATGTTACCGGACGTTTGGGCCTCATAAGGCGCGCGCAAGGTTATGAACTTGACGTTGCCAACGGGCAGGACTTCTGGGACGTGATGGTGGCGCGCTATGGCTTATCGCTGAATATAGTTGGCGGTGCGCTTGAAAACATACCGCGTGAGGGGCCTCTGATCTTGGTCGCGAACCATCCCTATGGCATTTTGGATGGCCTGATGATGGGGCATATGCTGCGCCATACGCGCGGAGATTTTCGTATTTTGGCCAATTCTGTTTTCAACAAGGCAGAAGATATAAATCGCGTTATTTTACCAATCTCGTTTGATGAGACCAAAGAGGCTATGCGCCAGAACCTTGAGACGCGCCGTGAAGCCCTGCGCTATCTGGGCGAGGGTGGTGCGATCGGAATATTCCCTGGCGGCACGGTGAGTACAGCGGCAAAGCCCTTTCGCAAGACGCCGCTTGATCCGAGCTGGCGAAACTTCACAGCGCGTATGGTGGCGAAGTCTGGTGCAACTGTTGTACCTGTGTTCTTTGACGGAACGACAAGTCGTCTTTTCCAGATTGCCAGTCATATGCACTCTAATTTACGCATGGGGCTTTTGATTAAAGAATTCAGTAAACGAGTTGATAGCCCAGTCGATGTTGTGATCGGAGCGCCCATTAATGCTGTCGAACTCAAGGCACGCGCGAGCGACAGCAAAGCAATGATGGATTTCCTGCGCCAATCGACGTATGAGCTTTCTCCAAGGCCGCTTGCAACGCGAGAGTACGGCCATGAATTTGAAGAGAAACATCGCGCTTGA
- a CDS encoding heme lyase CcmF/NrfE family subunit has translation MVAELGHFALILGFVVAILVTIVPLVGAYMRWPGWMRFSETGSNALFLLTVTSFGALTYAFVVSDFSVKLVWMNSHTAKPMLYKITGVWGNHEGSMLLWVLILTLFGAMASWFGNGLPPTLKARILAVQASITTAFMAFVLFTSNPFLRLDPAPLNGKDLNPLLQDPGLAFHPPFLYLGYVGLSMAFSFAVAALIEGRVDAAWGRWVRPWTLAAWIFLTIGIGLGSWWAYYELGWGGFWFWDPVENASFMPWLLAVALLHSAIVVEKRESLKSWTILLAIIAFSFSLLGAFITRSGIITSVHAFATDPERGVFLLLIMGVFTGGALVLYAARASVMEAKGVFGMVSRESALVVNNILLAVSAFIVFIGTMWPLFSEMFFDRKLSVGEPWFNAAFTPIMVLLGLVLPLGAMLPWKRGKLGRVALKLRVGFVLAVAIGALFWAVQTGRSSLGPVGLFLGAWLIAGSATDILSRGRKGEVLNRLRNLPRADWGKAVAHAGLGVTMAGIAGLIAWEQEDIRVLKNGEQFDIAGYTIVLNGVEEVQGPNYLSTMGDVTLLNGTREIATLNPEKRVYPVAGMPTTEAAIDIGFFRDVYVVVGDAQVGGGWAFRTYYKPLANWIWGGAILMAIGGALSLSDRRYRVAAGARQTPSTTVGVAAE, from the coding sequence ATGGTAGCAGAACTCGGACATTTCGCCCTCATCCTTGGATTTGTTGTCGCCATTTTGGTGACAATCGTGCCGCTCGTTGGTGCATATATGCGCTGGCCGGGGTGGATGAGATTTTCAGAAACTGGCTCGAATGCGCTGTTTTTACTCACGGTGACATCTTTTGGCGCGCTGACTTATGCGTTTGTTGTATCCGATTTTTCGGTGAAGCTTGTATGGATGAATAGTCATACCGCCAAACCAATGCTCTATAAAATAACGGGCGTCTGGGGGAACCACGAAGGCTCGATGTTGCTTTGGGTTTTGATTTTGACATTGTTTGGCGCCATGGCTTCTTGGTTTGGAAATGGCCTGCCGCCGACACTTAAGGCACGAATTCTCGCTGTTCAGGCGTCAATCACAACAGCTTTTATGGCATTTGTTCTTTTCACGTCTAACCCGTTTCTGCGGCTTGATCCTGCGCCTTTGAACGGCAAGGATTTGAACCCGCTGCTGCAAGACCCAGGCCTCGCATTTCACCCTCCATTCCTCTACCTTGGCTATGTCGGCCTCTCAATGGCCTTCAGCTTTGCTGTAGCTGCCCTTATTGAGGGGCGCGTGGATGCCGCTTGGGGACGTTGGGTGCGCCCTTGGACTTTGGCCGCTTGGATTTTTCTCACAATCGGAATTGGGCTCGGCTCATGGTGGGCCTATTACGAACTTGGCTGGGGTGGGTTCTGGTTCTGGGACCCTGTTGAAAACGCCAGCTTTATGCCGTGGCTTTTGGCCGTTGCTTTGCTGCACTCCGCGATTGTGGTTGAGAAGCGAGAAAGCCTTAAGAGCTGGACTATTCTGCTCGCTATTATCGCATTTAGTTTTTCACTGCTGGGCGCGTTTATTACGCGGTCTGGTATTATCACATCCGTGCATGCATTTGCCACCGACCCTGAACGCGGTGTGTTTTTGCTCCTCATTATGGGTGTGTTTACCGGCGGCGCTCTTGTGCTCTATGCTGCGCGCGCGAGTGTGATGGAGGCGAAAGGCGTCTTCGGTATGGTTAGCCGTGAATCCGCTCTTGTGGTGAACAACATCCTGCTTGCCGTATCTGCTTTTATCGTTTTCATCGGGACAATGTGGCCGCTGTTCAGCGAGATGTTCTTTGACCGAAAATTGTCTGTTGGCGAACCTTGGTTCAATGCAGCATTTACACCAATTATGGTGTTGCTTGGGCTCGTTCTGCCACTTGGTGCGATGCTGCCTTGGAAGCGAGGCAAACTTGGGCGTGTCGCCTTGAAGCTGAGGGTTGGCTTTGTTTTGGCAGTCGCCATTGGGGCTTTGTTTTGGGCCGTACAGACTGGTCGATCATCCCTTGGCCCTGTTGGTCTGTTCCTTGGCGCTTGGTTGATTGCTGGCTCTGCCACAGACATTTTGAGCCGCGGACGCAAAGGCGAGGTGCTAAACCGGCTTCGCAACTTACCGCGAGCCGATTGGGGTAAGGCCGTGGCGCATGCTGGTCTTGGCGTCACAATGGCTGGTATCGCTGGTTTGATTGCTTGGGAACAAGAAGATATCCGCGTCCTGAAAAACGGTGAGCAGTTTGACATCGCAGGTTACACCATCGTGCTGAACGGCGTTGAAGAGGTTCAAGGGCCTAACTATCTCTCGACGATGGGAGATGTAACGCTGCTAAATGGCACGCGTGAAATTGCAACGCTGAACCCTGAAAAAAGAGTTTACCCAGTGGCAGGGATGCCAACCACAGAAGCCGCAATCGATATTGGGTTTTTCCGCGACGTCTATGTCGTCGTAGGAGATGCACAAGTGGGCGGTGGTTGGGCCTTTAGAACTTACTACAAGCCTTTGGCAAACTGGATTTGGGGCGGCGCAATTTTGATGGCAATTGGCGGAGCGCTAAGCCTGTCGGATCGTCGTTACCGCGTTGCAGCTGGCGCTCGGCAGACGCCCTCGACAACCGTTGGAGTGGCTGCAGAATGA
- the ccmE gene encoding cytochrome c maturation protein CcmE — protein sequence MKSLKKKRRVQVMALAAVSLVAATALIGFAMKDGINYFRAPSQIAANPPPPTETFRIGGLVEEGSLTRGQGKAVTFSVTDGGASVKVSYTGILPDLFEENQGMVGTGKLQDGVFIASEILAKHDETYMPREVVDALKEQGVYQDPNGS from the coding sequence ATGAAAAGTTTGAAGAAAAAGCGGCGGGTTCAAGTTATGGCTTTGGCGGCTGTTTCGCTTGTGGCGGCGACCGCACTCATCGGATTTGCGATGAAGGATGGGATCAACTATTTTCGTGCGCCCAGCCAGATTGCGGCAAATCCACCGCCGCCGACGGAGACGTTTCGTATTGGCGGCCTTGTGGAGGAGGGCAGTCTCACGCGCGGGCAGGGTAAGGCTGTGACTTTCAGCGTCACCGATGGTGGCGCCAGTGTAAAGGTAAGCTACACAGGGATTTTGCCTGATCTGTTCGAAGAAAACCAAGGGATGGTTGGTACAGGTAAATTGCAGGATGGCGTGTTTATTGCATCAGAAATTTTGGCAAAGCACGACGAAACCTATATGCCCCGTGAAGTGGTCGACGCCCTAAAAGAGCAGGGTGTTTATCAGGATCCGAACGGTAGCTAA
- a CDS encoding aspartate/glutamate racemase family protein, with product MAVGIFDSGLGGLTVWQAVRERMPDLPIHYLADSAHAPYGVRDADDIHALTKAAVERLWASGCDLVVLACNTASAAALRRMQEAGVPEGKRVLGVFVPLIEALTERDWGDNSPPREVEVKNVALFATPATVSSRAFQRELAFRAIGVDVEAQACGGVVDAIEDGDMILAEALVRSHVDALKRKMPQPQAAILGCTHYPLVESVFQDALGADVQVFSQPALVAASLADYLDRRPEMRGPGETNMFLTTGDAKRVSDRATQFLRRQITFEAA from the coding sequence ATGGCTGTTGGTATTTTTGATTCTGGGCTCGGCGGGCTCACTGTTTGGCAGGCGGTGCGCGAGCGTATGCCTGATTTACCCATTCACTATTTAGCGGACTCTGCCCATGCGCCCTATGGGGTGCGTGATGCTGACGATATTCACGCCTTAACGAAAGCTGCTGTTGAACGGCTGTGGGCTTCTGGCTGTGATCTCGTCGTCTTGGCCTGCAATACGGCAAGTGCGGCTGCGCTCAGACGGATGCAGGAAGCGGGCGTACCTGAGGGCAAGCGGGTTCTTGGTGTGTTTGTGCCTCTTATTGAAGCGCTGACGGAGCGCGATTGGGGCGATAATTCGCCGCCCAGAGAAGTCGAAGTTAAAAACGTGGCTCTGTTTGCGACGCCTGCAACCGTGTCCAGCCGCGCTTTTCAGCGAGAGTTGGCCTTCCGTGCGATCGGCGTGGATGTAGAGGCACAGGCTTGTGGTGGTGTGGTCGACGCGATTGAAGATGGCGATATGATCTTGGCTGAGGCACTTGTGCGCAGTCATGTTGACGCGCTCAAGCGGAAGATGCCGCAGCCTCAAGCTGCAATCCTCGGGTGCACGCACTATCCTTTGGTCGAATCCGTCTTTCAGGATGCTTTGGGTGCAGATGTCCAAGTTTTCAGCCAGCCTGCGCTTGTTGCAGCGAGCCTTGCAGACTATTTGGACCGCCGCCCAGAGATGCGCGGCCCAGGCGAGACCAACATGTTTTTGACCACGGGAGACGCAAAACGCGTTTCTGACCGTGCAACGCAATTTTTGCGACGACAGATCACTTTCGAAGCCGCCTAA
- the argC gene encoding N-acetyl-gamma-glutamyl-phosphate reductase: MTHKIAILGASGYTGAELIRLLAGHPAYEIVALGAYSKAGQRLAEVFPHLRHLNLPELVSFDQIDFDKIDLCFCALPHKTSQEVIRDLPKHLKIVDLSADFRLRDPDAYTQWYGNAHGAVEMQGEAVYGLTEFYRDEIAKARLVAGTGCNAATGQFALRPLIEAGVIDLDEIIMDLKCGVSGAGRSLKENLLHAELSEGYNAYAVGGTHRHLGEFDQEFSKLAGRDVKVQFTPHLMPVNRGILATVYVKGDAQEIHATFADAYADEPFLQVLPFGETPSTHHVRGSNFCHIGVTGDRIAGRAIVVAVLDNLTKGSSGQALQNANLMLGEEETSGLMGVPVFP, translated from the coding sequence ATGACCCATAAAATCGCAATCCTTGGCGCGTCTGGTTACACAGGTGCAGAGCTTATTCGTCTTTTGGCAGGGCATCCTGCGTATGAAATTGTGGCACTTGGTGCCTATTCAAAAGCGGGTCAGCGTTTGGCTGAGGTGTTTCCGCATCTGCGCCATTTGAATTTGCCGGAGCTCGTGAGCTTTGATCAAATCGATTTTGACAAGATTGATCTGTGCTTCTGTGCATTGCCGCATAAAACGAGTCAGGAAGTCATTCGTGATTTGCCCAAGCACTTGAAAATTGTCGACCTCAGCGCCGATTTTCGCCTTCGGGATCCAGACGCCTACACGCAGTGGTATGGCAACGCTCATGGCGCGGTTGAGATGCAAGGTGAGGCTGTCTATGGTTTGACCGAATTTTATCGCGACGAGATTGCCAAAGCGCGGCTTGTCGCCGGAACGGGGTGCAACGCGGCGACAGGTCAGTTTGCTCTGCGGCCGCTGATTGAAGCGGGTGTTATTGATCTTGATGAGATCATTATGGACCTGAAGTGTGGTGTGTCAGGAGCTGGGCGCTCGCTCAAAGAAAATTTACTGCATGCTGAGTTGAGTGAAGGCTATAACGCCTATGCTGTTGGGGGAACCCACCGCCATCTTGGTGAGTTTGATCAAGAGTTTTCTAAGCTCGCTGGACGGGACGTGAAAGTCCAGTTCACACCTCATTTGATGCCTGTAAACCGCGGCATTCTGGCGACCGTCTATGTCAAAGGAGATGCGCAAGAAATACACGCTACGTTTGCAGACGCATATGCGGATGAGCCTTTTTTGCAGGTCCTGCCGTTTGGCGAAACACCTAGCACGCATCATGTGCGTGGCTCAAATTTTTGCCACATCGGTGTCACAGGCGACCGTATCGCAGGCCGTGCGATTGTAGTCGCTGTATTGGATAACTTGACAAAAGGTAGCAGCGGGCAGGCCTTGCAGAATGCAAACTTGATGTTAGGTGAAGAAGAGACATCTGGTTTGATGGGCGTTCCCGTCTTTCCTTAA
- a CDS encoding holin family protein yields MGLIERFLTLMFGGGRNALSQTAEVFRENAERQAHREAVLRSAALGQFQDEFSNPPYTRFDRFIDGLNRLPRPMLAFGTIGLFVSAMIEPIWFASRMQGIALVPQPLWWLLGAIVSFYFGARHQVKGQAFQREIAQTLARAPDVARDLADLQALKVGAGHMLSAEQLASGGEASAEDKNPALNDWDQEQGSAGR; encoded by the coding sequence ATGGGGTTGATCGAGCGCTTTCTGACACTGATGTTCGGGGGCGGACGCAACGCTCTGTCCCAAACAGCGGAAGTCTTTCGTGAAAATGCGGAGCGCCAAGCGCACCGAGAGGCTGTGTTACGTTCAGCAGCTCTGGGACAGTTTCAAGACGAGTTTTCGAACCCGCCTTACACTCGGTTTGATCGCTTTATTGATGGGCTAAATAGGCTTCCCCGCCCGATGTTAGCATTTGGTACGATCGGTCTGTTTGTCTCTGCAATGATTGAGCCCATATGGTTTGCCAGTCGGATGCAGGGCATCGCCCTTGTTCCGCAACCTTTGTGGTGGCTGTTGGGGGCAATTGTCTCTTTTTATTTCGGTGCGCGCCATCAAGTTAAAGGACAAGCCTTTCAACGTGAGATCGCTCAGACATTGGCGCGTGCGCCAGATGTTGCGCGCGATCTTGCAGATTTACAGGCGCTCAAGGTAGGCGCTGGTCATATGCTATCTGCTGAGCAGCTGGCCTCTGGGGGGGAGGCGAGCGCGGAAGATAAGAACCCAGCTTTGAATGACTGGGACCAAGAGCAAGGCTCTGCTGGCCGCTAA
- a CDS encoding LysR family transcriptional regulator translates to MDWDKLRIFHAVADAGSLTHAGETLNLSQSAVSRQMRGLEESLNTTLFHRHARGLILTEQGELLFDATRAMIKRLDAATARIKDSEEEVFGELRVTTTIGFGSLWLAPRLARLYEKYPDLKIDLMLEERVLDLPMREADVAIRMKEPSQADLIRKRLMTVRMRLFATKEYLDLRGAPKRMEDLAHHRLICQNVRSTQVGAAASMVNALMSYEIDSLLTVNNYFGVLQATLNNLGIGVLPEYVANDFPQLIPLLEEADSGDIPVFLAYPEELRHSKRIGAFRDFVQDEISAYRKQVKNQRFE, encoded by the coding sequence ATGGATTGGGATAAACTCAGGATATTTCACGCAGTCGCTGACGCAGGAAGCCTCACGCACGCTGGGGAGACCCTCAATCTGTCCCAATCGGCTGTCTCCCGTCAAATGCGCGGACTAGAAGAATCCCTCAACACAACATTGTTTCACAGGCACGCACGTGGTCTGATCCTCACGGAGCAAGGCGAGCTACTCTTTGATGCCACGCGCGCCATGATCAAGCGTCTCGATGCGGCCACAGCGCGCATCAAAGACAGCGAAGAAGAAGTCTTTGGTGAGCTGCGCGTCACAACGACAATCGGCTTTGGGTCTCTTTGGCTCGCGCCGCGCCTTGCGCGCCTCTATGAAAAGTATCCAGACCTGAAGATTGATCTGATGCTTGAAGAACGCGTGCTTGATCTTCCTATGCGAGAAGCTGATGTGGCCATCCGCATGAAAGAGCCAAGTCAGGCCGATCTGATCCGCAAGCGCCTGATGACTGTTCGGATGCGTCTATTTGCGACGAAGGAATATCTTGACCTGCGAGGCGCACCAAAACGCATGGAAGATCTGGCTCATCACCGTCTCATTTGTCAAAACGTACGCTCAACACAAGTGGGCGCTGCGGCAAGCATGGTAAACGCCCTGATGAGCTATGAGATCGACTCTCTGCTCACCGTCAACAACTACTTTGGTGTGCTGCAGGCCACCCTCAACAATTTGGGAATCGGTGTTCTGCCAGAGTATGTCGCCAATGACTTCCCTCAGCTTATTCCGCTTCTAGAAGAAGCTGACAGTGGCGATATCCCAGTTTTCCTCGCCTATCCTGAAGAACTTCGGCACTCAAAACGCATCGGTGCCTTTAGAGATTTTGTCCAAGACGAGATCTCCGCATATCGTAAACAGGTTAAAAATCAGCGGTTTGAGTAA
- a CDS encoding holin-associated N-acetylmuramidase: protein MSKTVRDIAKGIVLREGGFVNDPDDLGGATNFGVTIHTMRRLGLDLDGDGDVNIEDVKALQRDQAVDLFIEHYFVAPGLVALPELLQASVFDMYVNAGSSAVKILQRLLRDMGYVLTVDGIVGPQTLAWAHDAALRAPQSFVDAYGIARRNYYFRIADRRIESRKFARTRAGGKGGWIRRAEEFIRPEFHLTEAEFQERTKQWG, encoded by the coding sequence ATGTCAAAGACGGTCCGTGATATTGCAAAAGGGATTGTTTTGCGCGAGGGCGGCTTCGTGAATGACCCTGATGACCTAGGGGGCGCAACGAACTTTGGTGTCACAATTCATACAATGCGGCGGCTCGGGCTGGATCTTGATGGTGATGGTGATGTTAACATCGAGGATGTAAAGGCGCTGCAGCGCGATCAAGCCGTTGATCTATTTATTGAGCACTATTTTGTTGCACCTGGCCTTGTGGCACTGCCTGAGCTTTTGCAAGCAAGTGTTTTTGATATGTACGTGAATGCTGGTTCAAGCGCTGTGAAAATCCTCCAAAGGCTTCTTCGGGATATGGGTTACGTGCTTACTGTTGATGGGATCGTCGGTCCTCAAACGTTGGCCTGGGCTCATGATGCTGCTCTGCGCGCACCCCAAAGTTTTGTTGATGCATATGGAATTGCGCGCCGTAACTATTACTTCCGCATCGCTGACCGTCGGATTGAGAGTCGTAAATTTGCGCGCACGCGAGCGGGTGGCAAGGGCGGGTGGATACGACGAGCCGAGGAGTTTATTCGGCCAGAGTTTCACCTGACTGAGGCCGAGTTTCAAGAAAGGACAAAGCAATGGGGTTGA
- a CDS encoding indolepyruvate ferredoxin oxidoreductase family protein produces the protein MSCDGRRTMSDQKVSLNDRFDLTKSPVLLNGTQALVRLMLTQKERDRAAGFATAGYVTGYRGSPLGAVDMQMSRAEKILTENDVKFQAGLNEDLAATALWGSQQAELRGEGKFDGVFGLWYGKGPGVDRSGDVFRHANMAGTSAKGGVLVAMGDDHTGESSTVLHQSEWALIDAYMPIVSPAGVQEVIDYGVYGWALSRFAGLWVGLKTMKDTIEATAVVDGDPNRVNLVLPEFDMPQGGLNIRLVDTPHEQEARMIDYKRFAAEAFSHANKMDKRVWGKAGAKIGFVAAGKNWLDLCHALSLLGIDEAEAERLGVTTYKVGQTFPLDMRGFSDWADGLDLIVVVEEKRKLIEVQIKEALFDVRKGRRVYGWYKGGAGGIHREELFPTRGALDPVWIAEKLGDILVEEGRGTDGVKAGLARIAEARRADNAEDIAARLPYFCAGCPHNSSTKVPDGSRAYAGIGCHYMVQWMDRNTLGSTQMGGEGANWIGEAPFSTRAHVFQNLGDGTYNHSGIQAIRAALAAGTNITYKVLYNDAVAMTGGQSNEGELDAPKIVAELKAMGVKDLAIVYDDKEDVDMNLFPQDIEIKSREHLMEVQERMEAAEGVSAIVYIQTCAAEKRRRRKRGLFPDPDKRVFINTDVCEGCGDCGVQSNCVAITPVETELGRKRAIDQSACNKDFSCLKGFCPSFVTLEGATPKKAATATLELPDMPMPELPTIVGTHNVVITGVGGTGVVTIGAVLAQAAQIDGKGAGMMEMAGLAQKGGAVHIHCRIAEKPSDITAIRVATGEAHVLIGGDMVVSAGAKTLGLTRTGQTGAVVNAHQTTTGDFTRDTEFKLPFDRLELQLEARLKDRLSLFDASDLAKVLLGDSIFSNMMVFGGAWQRGFVPVSYEAIMAAIGLNGAAVERNQRAFDLGRWAVLYPDEAHRFITSTVESKSLSLKEKIDFRAGKLVDYQNAALASQYRTFVDRFQDEHLKEAVAKGYHKLLAYKDEYEVARLLLSSQEKAEAEFDGDFKMSYHMAPPLLSKFGHDGRPQKRQFGPGMKRWLKLLAKMKGLRGTPFDLFGRTEERKMERSLIAQYERDMGEVLQKVRPETLDIAVALAELPLKIRGFGPVKAQNEAKAAKEREALLQQLRSGGAPLLKAAE, from the coding sequence TTGTCATGTGATGGGAGGCGCACGATGAGCGATCAGAAAGTTTCTTTGAACGACAGGTTTGATCTTACAAAGTCACCTGTTTTGTTGAATGGCACACAAGCGCTTGTCCGTTTGATGCTGACGCAAAAAGAGCGTGATCGTGCAGCTGGGTTTGCGACTGCTGGCTATGTTACAGGATATCGCGGTTCTCCTCTCGGCGCTGTGGATATGCAAATGAGCCGCGCCGAAAAAATCCTGACAGAGAACGATGTAAAGTTTCAGGCGGGCTTGAATGAAGATTTGGCAGCCACTGCGCTATGGGGCAGTCAGCAGGCCGAGCTGCGAGGCGAGGGCAAGTTCGACGGGGTGTTTGGCCTTTGGTACGGTAAAGGGCCAGGCGTTGACCGCTCTGGCGATGTATTTCGTCACGCAAATATGGCAGGCACGAGTGCCAAAGGCGGTGTTCTCGTCGCGATGGGCGATGATCACACGGGTGAAAGCTCAACTGTTTTGCATCAAAGCGAATGGGCTTTGATTGACGCCTACATGCCGATTGTCTCACCTGCGGGTGTGCAGGAGGTTATTGATTATGGTGTGTATGGTTGGGCGCTGAGCCGTTTTGCAGGCCTCTGGGTCGGGCTTAAGACTATGAAGGATACCATTGAGGCGACCGCCGTCGTTGATGGTGATCCGAACCGTGTTAATCTTGTTTTGCCCGAATTTGATATGCCCCAAGGTGGGCTGAACATTCGTCTGGTCGACACGCCGCATGAGCAAGAAGCGCGGATGATTGATTATAAGCGTTTTGCGGCGGAAGCGTTTAGCCATGCCAACAAGATGGATAAGCGCGTTTGGGGCAAAGCCGGTGCGAAGATCGGGTTTGTGGCGGCGGGCAAGAACTGGCTTGATCTCTGTCATGCTCTCTCGCTGCTTGGGATTGACGAAGCGGAGGCTGAGCGGCTTGGCGTGACAACTTATAAAGTCGGGCAAACCTTCCCCCTTGATATGCGTGGCTTTAGTGACTGGGCCGATGGGCTTGATTTGATTGTTGTCGTCGAAGAAAAGCGTAAATTGATTGAGGTTCAGATCAAAGAAGCTCTGTTTGATGTGCGCAAAGGCCGTCGCGTCTACGGCTGGTATAAGGGTGGGGCAGGTGGCATTCACCGCGAGGAGCTTTTCCCGACGCGTGGCGCGCTTGATCCAGTTTGGATTGCCGAGAAGCTCGGTGATATTTTGGTTGAAGAGGGGCGCGGAACCGATGGCGTCAAGGCGGGTTTGGCGAGGATCGCTGAAGCGCGACGCGCGGATAACGCAGAAGATATTGCAGCGCGGCTGCCGTATTTTTGCGCGGGTTGCCCGCATAACTCTTCCACAAAAGTTCCCGATGGGAGCCGTGCTTATGCAGGGATTGGCTGTCATTACATGGTTCAATGGATGGACAGAAATACTCTTGGATCAACTCAGATGGGTGGAGAGGGTGCGAACTGGATTGGTGAGGCACCATTTTCAACCCGTGCGCATGTGTTCCAGAACCTAGGCGATGGAACGTATAACCACTCCGGTATTCAGGCGATCCGCGCGGCTCTCGCGGCAGGTACGAATATTACTTACAAAGTACTCTACAATGATGCAGTTGCGATGACGGGTGGGCAGTCAAACGAGGGCGAGCTGGATGCGCCCAAGATTGTAGCCGAGTTGAAAGCAATGGGCGTGAAGGATTTGGCAATTGTTTATGACGACAAAGAAGATGTCGACATGAACTTATTCCCACAAGATATTGAAATTAAGTCAAGAGAGCACTTGATGGAAGTGCAGGAGCGAATGGAGGCTGCAGAGGGTGTCTCGGCGATTGTCTATATTCAAACCTGTGCCGCGGAGAAGCGCCGCCGGCGAAAGCGTGGGCTGTTTCCAGACCCTGACAAGCGGGTGTTTATCAATACAGATGTGTGCGAAGGCTGTGGCGATTGTGGTGTACAATCCAACTGTGTAGCGATCACACCTGTCGAAACTGAACTTGGCCGCAAGCGCGCGATTGACCAGTCTGCATGCAATAAAGATTTCAGCTGCCTAAAGGGCTTTTGCCCTAGTTTTGTGACCCTAGAGGGCGCCACACCCAAGAAAGCGGCAACCGCGACCCTTGAATTGCCCGATATGCCGATGCCTGAACTGCCAACAATTGTTGGGACGCATAATGTTGTCATCACAGGGGTTGGTGGCACAGGGGTTGTAACCATTGGTGCGGTCCTCGCTCAAGCAGCGCAGATTGATGGCAAAGGTGCTGGCATGATGGAGATGGCGGGGCTCGCTCAGAAGGGCGGTGCGGTGCACATTCATTGCCGTATTGCTGAGAAGCCTAGCGATATCACGGCGATCCGTGTTGCGACTGGCGAAGCGCATGTGCTGATCGGCGGCGATATGGTTGTCAGTGCTGGAGCAAAGACGCTTGGCTTGACGCGCACGGGGCAGACTGGGGCTGTGGTCAACGCACACCAGACAACCACGGGCGACTTTACCCGCGATACTGAATTCAAGCTTCCGTTTGATCGCCTTGAGCTGCAGCTCGAAGCGCGCCTCAAGGATCGGCTCAGTCTGTTTGACGCATCTGATCTCGCCAAAGTGCTGTTGGGGGATAGTATTTTCTCCAACATGATGGTTTTTGGTGGCGCATGGCAGCGTGGATTTGTGCCCGTAAGCTATGAGGCGATCATGGCTGCCATTGGGCTCAACGGGGCTGCGGTTGAGCGCAATCAGCGGGCCTTTGATTTGGGGCGTTGGGCTGTGCTCTATCCTGATGAGGCACACCGCTTTATAACCTCAACTGTGGAGTCCAAGTCGCTCTCTCTGAAGGAGAAAATTGATTTTCGTGCGGGTAAGCTTGTGGACTACCAGAATGCCGCCTTGGCTTCACAATACAGAACATTCGTTGACCGCTTTCAGGACGAGCACCTGAAAGAAGCTGTCGCCAAAGGCTATCATAAACTGTTGGCCTATAAGGATGAATACGAAGTTGCTCGGTTGCTCCTGAGCTCCCAAGAGAAGGCAGAGGCTGAGTTTGATGGTGACTTTAAGATGAGTTATCATATGGCCCCACCACTCCTTTCCAAGTTTGGGCACGACGGGCGCCCCCAGAAGCGGCAGTTCGGACCAGGAATGAAACGCTGGCTTAAACTTCTTGCGAAGATGAAGGGTTTGCGCGGCACGCCTTTTGATCTTTTTGGTCGGACTGAAGAGCGCAAAATGGAGCGGTCTTTAATTGCGCAATACGAGCGGGACATGGGGGAGGTCTTGCAGAAGGTGAGACCGGAAACCCTTGATATTGCTGTTGCTCTGGCAGAATTGCCGCTCAAAATTCGCGGATTTGGCCCTGTGAAAGCGCAGAACGAAGCCAAGGCGGCCAAGGAACGAGAAGCTCTTCTTCAGCAGTTGCGCAGCGGTGGGGCGCCACTCTTAAAAGCTGCAGAATAA